The genomic segment TTGTACCccaccaagggcaggggctggttgCCAAGGGGACTGACTGACCATGTGATTAGAGGATGGAAActttcagcccccagcccctaaCCTCTGGTGAGGGAAGAGGGTCTGGAGGTCGAATTAGCCAATGACCAATGACTTAGTCAGTCATGACtctgcaatgaagccctcacacaAACCCATGAGAACAGCATTGGCTCTCCCTTTTTGCATCCTGCTTCCCCGAGAAAGCTTCCAGGATTGTGGAATCAGAGCACCTGTATGGGcctctgagccaggccccaagcatCATGAGAACGGAGCTCTTTTATTCAGGACCTTGCCtgatgtctctcttcatctggctgttgtatcctttacagtatacTTAATTAAACTGGCAAGCATGTTCCCCTGTGTTCTGTCAGCTGCTGGAGCAAACTAATTGAACCTAGCAGGGAGGTTGTTGGAACCTCAGATctgtagctggttggtcagagGCACAGGGAACAGCTGGGGCTTGGTGTCTGGGGTCAGGggtagagggcagtcttgtaggatggagccctccACCTGGGGAacctggtgctgtctctgggcagatagtgtcagaattgagttgaattctcatCCTGCTGATGTTCAAAAACTGTTTGGTGTTGAGTGTGGGAAAACCCCCTCTTCCCCACACACatattggaattgggtccaggaacccctAATGGACATCCCCATTGGTGTTGTCACTGACGGTTAATAAGTGAGTAGTAATTAACAACATTAATAATTATTCCTCAATGATCTCAATAAAACTGCCCCAGATTTTGAGAGGTGGACAGGACTGAGATTATAAGGAAACAATCCAAGGAAGAGAGAGATTAAGTGCCTCATCACAGTCACAAACTGGGACTCAAACCTCATCTATTCATAACCTTAACTCACAGTTCTGTCCACAAAACATCAGAACTCCAaaccaaatcaaacaaaaaatgcATAACCTTGACCTGGTTATGGCTGAACCCCACTTTTCTAAATCACAATCCaaaagcacacacaacacgcagccAGGTGCATATTCCCTGTTTCTCAGTAGGTAGAGCAGGAAAGGAAGGTGTGGGTGGAGACAGGCACAATGATTAGTGAAACCAGACTGCACTCTGCCCCAAGGGAGGCATGATTGAATGCCACAGATTGGTGAGGGAGTAGGGTATGCAGGGAGCCAGGGCGAGAACcccagaagactggagactgggACAGACGGCATCCCTAGATTCACCCCCAGAGAAGACACCAGGTGCCTCATGGGTCCTTTCAGGATGTTTCCCAGGGACAGGGCctgctgtttcctttctcttttgggAAAATAATTGCTGATTATGAGCATATAACCAGACCTCCCCTTTCTCACTCCTTTCCCACCCTCTCTAAGAGAGGATAACCTCACCAGAATTTCCTGAAGACTATAGAAAATGAATTGAACTGCATGCTGAGGGGTACGAGCACATGggcctggggtggcaggggaAGAGCAGGAGCACACAGGGTGCAGAAAGGCACACATGGGATGGGGGGCACGCAGATCAGGGAGCGCTCCTTATGCTGGCGTCAGCTGGCTCCTAGAGGGCTACAATTGGGGGTACAGTCAAGGAAAGAGGCTGTGTGAGCTGGAGCTGGCAGAGAAAACTAGAATAATGGCAGGATAATGACAGAAATCGGACTGAAAACAGTAATCACTAAAGAGAATACCCAAAGGCTGAGTGGAGCCAATGGGAGAAGCGTGTTTAGCATGTGGGGGGATAGGCTAGGTTGGGGAGGAGCCTTGGAGTGCCCTGGGTAGAGTCTCTGTCTCATGTGCCTCTCATGGCCAGGCAATTCCTCCTGGTCTCAGGCATCACCTTGCCTGATTCTCTTGTCCGCTATCATTCTCCTCCTTGTACGCTGTCGTACAGGAGACCTATCTCTCCTactcaaatattttatcttcaagCTTCAGATCCTCTCATCCCACCATTATTAGAAGAAAGCCTTTTCTCCTTCCCAAGGCTGTGCTCCAGTATTGTGTATTAGAGAGCACCTCCAACCTTATCCAAAGGAAGACCAGGTTAGTCATATCCCTGCTTGGTGCTACTTGCATTCCTCCCACTTTATATTCTGGCCCCACTTCAGCCATAGCTGCTGTAATCGTccaggggaaaagaaaaggagaagcctTAAATAAGGAGCTGGAAGACACAGGCCAGCTGTGCTTGCTCATCAGAGGCTCAGGGAAAGCCAGCTCTAGTGTTGCAGTATGGTCTTAGAGGCAGAATCTTGGCACAGGCGTCAGAAGAGGTGCGGTTTAATCCCAGATCTGCTGCTTACTTCCTCCATGACCGTCTGGGGACTCAGAATGAAACATTTGAGAAATTAAGGTCGTCTTAGGATAAAGGCGTAGCCTACCAAATGGTTTACAGCACACACTGAATACTCTCTAGGTACAGAAGCACATGCACTTTtgggagagacaaagaaatacatgacAGGCTTCCTTTTGTCATTTGCTGCTACTGTGGCTGTGGAGACAGGAAACAAGCATAGGATAATGACATGTAAAGACTGGACAAAACACTTATGCTAAGTGGGCTGAAGAGTGTTGGGGCAGCACGGGGCCAGATCAGCAGAGTTGTATGAATGGAACTAGAGGTGCATTTCAGTTGAACCTGGAAAGAGGGAACGTTGACGGATTATTGGGCATTTTAAACAGAATAGGCAAGTTGTGAGATTGTGATGTGCAGGCAGATAAACTGGTGAGCCAGGGATGGCCAGCAGGAGCacacaggaagggagggagccagGAGCACTTGGGGAGGAGAGACCTGCTTCTGTGAAAAAATATGTTGTTGCCCTTATCCTAAGGGAATGTTATTTTCTAATTCCCCTTTAAAAAAGCAAGTTCATATATGGGTGCTATAGATACAGCAGAAGTATAGAAAACACCGCTCTGTTGTCATGGGGCTTCCATGCAGTCCATCTCAATacaaagtcttagaaaaaaatgcagataTATGTTAGATCAGAGGAGAAGTTTCTAATAAGAAGGCTTTCATCCTAGATCTAGGATGTTCAATACTGATGGATTATTTCATAGAAATTCTATCTGTAGAGCAGCTTAAAAGTGGGAGACACccagcacatctcagtttggatCAGATGGTATAACAGCAGAAGAGGATTTCTCCAAAAGGGAATCATTTgcacatttatttgaaaagcacTTACTGAGCATCAACCCTGTTCAGTAGACCCTGTGAATATAGAAGCAAGTAAGTCACAGGCCTTGTATTAAAAGCACTTACAGTCCAAGAAGGGACAGAGACATGCATTGGCAACATAGATCATATTCTCCTTGTGTTACTTAATTCAGCATGTTAATGAGTCCTCATTGAGAACACTGAGAACTTGCGTGAAGAAGTCTGAGATGACTTCACCAAGGGGGTGACAGGATCTTGGCTAGGTATGAGAGAGAGCAGAGGAAAGCATTCCAGAGAAACAGTATGAGTTACAAGCATGACTGTTTCAGGAAGTGGCAGATAACTCAATGTGGCTGAACCTAGGATGACTATTTAGGAGAAAGGTAAGAGGTGAGGCTAATAATTTAGTTTGTAAACATGTTCAGTAGTTTTAAGTTTTCTTGTAAAAGTGGGCTCCCATAGTGGTTTTCAGTAGGGAAATACCAAATGTAtctgctgaataatactccataaAAACACAATATTTTATCTACTCATCATCTACTCATCTGTCACATGGTAGTAGATGGACTGATGGGGGCTAGAAAACTAAACAGGATGTCTCTATACTGACACAGGCCAGAGAAAGGAATTTGGGAAGACCCAAAGGtcacagagagagggaaaaaacagTATGAGAGACAGTTTGGGGGCAGGATCAAGGGCATCATTACTCACGGAGAAAGAGCTCCTGCACCTGGCAGAAGGCTGTGCGATGAGTATAAGGAAGGGAGAGATGGAAGGGGATGAGACTGAAAAGGGAGAGGCGAGCAGACCACTCGGTGACTTGAGAACCAGATTTGTGGATTCTGTCCTTAGAATGGTAATTCCATGAAGGTCTTGTGGAAGGCCTGGAATATTTGCTTCTTTGTCTGCAGTACAGAATGGAATATAGGGTGCCCAAGATGCAGACTCCAGAGACCAATCAGAAGGTTTTTGCAGACTAGATGAGAGATGACGGTAAATTAAATAAGAATGTTGgcaggggacaggaggagggagTAAATGCACTTTTCAGATTGATAGGATTTGCTAATGAACTAGATATGAAGGACGAGGGGAGAGATTAAATCAAGGGTTCCTGGGTTCCTGACCTCACTACAGATGGATACCAGTAATATGAACTGAGATGGGCAAAGCATGGGAAGGAAACAATCTGTGGGGAGATAACCAGATTTCTGTTTTGGCTCTATTTTGTTTGAGATGATTATGGAAAACCTATGTGGAGGTGTCCAATAGGCAGTAGGATATACTAACCTGGAATGCAGTAAAAGCTATATACTTGAGAATCCCCTGAACATAATGGTAAAAAGGCCAAGAGGAATAAAAGAGCACCTAGAGAAGTAGTAGGAGAACAAAAGGGGAATAAAAGAGGCCAGAAAAGGAAATGGGGAGAGTGAGGGGAGAACAGTGACCAGATTAGAGCAAGGCGAGCAGTGGGGATGGACGCTAGCTTGGAAAGGATTGgaagtcaaataaaaaatgaagaaggagagTTTGAGTACAGTCACGTTTTAATATGAGCTGTGCTCTGAAGAGGAACAGAGTTAAGGGGTATGGGATGGAGGAAGATATAAAGCCAAGGAATACAGGAGGGTGCTGATGTTAAGACAAACATGTCAGAAAAGGGGGTGGATTTGTGTGGGGGGGAGGAAGGCAGTAATGGCAAGCAGTGTTTGCAGAATGCCTTATGGTTTACAAGGTCTATTCTCATATGATTTCATCTTTCCTCACAATAAGACTTGATAAGATGGCCATGGAAGGGATGGTTATTGCCTTCGTTTATAGGTCAAGAAGTTAAGCATTAAAAATAGTATTGATTAGTGTCAGTTTCTGCTGGTAGAGTAATGACACAATCGCTACTTGAGTCTGTATCTTTCGATTCTAAAACTTTTCCCTGTACCGTGACAATGAGTTTGAGGTTAATTTAACTTTCTCATGTTGGGTTTGAACTGTCTGCGGAGCAGCAAAGTGGAGGCAGTAGAATATAGTGATCTCAGACATTGGATTTGAGGGCAGGAAACCAGAGTTCTCAAAGTGGAAGTTTAATCTTTGACCCTTTCCAAGTACATGATTATTGGTAAATAATCTTTAGTTTTCTCAATTCAAAAAAATGTCTCCTTTACCGAGTACTTTATATTCtagatttctgctgttttttaaaaataaaaaaactccccCCCACCAGTTTTATTGATATAAATGATGTGTAGCTTAATTTAAgatgtataacataatgatttggatatatatatatatatattgaaaaatggttaccacaataagtttagttaacatctgtcaccttgcatagttacaatttttttttttggtgatgagaacttttaagatctattctctttgcaactttcaaatatacaaaacagtaTTGTTACATACAATCATCATGCTGCACATAACAGTCCCAGaattatcttataactggaaatttgtatcttttgatCACCTGCCCCTATTTCCCCTACCAATTGTTTAATGAGCttggttttttagattctacatataaggaggatcatagagtatttgtcttttctctgtctgacttatttcactgagcataatgccctcaagtacATACAGGGTGCTGCAAGTAGAGGGACTTCTTTATtgtttgtggctgaataatactccataaAAACACAATATTTTATCTACTCATCAGTTGTGCTGCATGTTTTAAAATAGTATCTTATTTGAATAATATCTTTGAATATCATGAATGCTAAAAAGGAAGGTAAGTAGCATGTACAGAATTACATATAGATGAAAGTTAAAGTTAAGTGAAGGAAAACAATAGGGCTTTTTGTGTTCACAAGTTACCTAGAGGTAGGGCTTTCGTGGTGAGATTTCTGAGTGTCAAATACAGAGCTGTGGAACCCCTGTTAGAGAAAATCTATAGAACTTGGAGGAAAGTGAATTAGAAGGTTCTAGGCTTAATTACTTTTTATACTACCAAGCTTGACACTTAAGGACAGAGTCTTCCCCTTTATAAATAGTGTGTAGCTTGAGGTGGAAGGCAGTAAAAAGGCAGTAAATGTTTTTACTGCCTTAGGTAAGACTTGAATTAAGCAGGGAGCTACGTCTTTTGTAAAGCTGTCCTTGGCCTCTCAAAGACCACAGAAAGCTCCTCCTCCACTCAATTCCTTTATGAAGGCTGCCTGTGCTATTTGCTCTATTGGTATTtatacttatttaatatttaatacttaTTAATCTAATCACTTAATGATTTTATAaccaccttgagggcagagatGTATAATGTTTCACAATGCatgttagaattattttctaatttcttttaaggTCTAGAAATTGGATCAAGGACTAATCCAAGAGAATGATCAGAGTTTGAACTCGAGCATTATAGTTCTACTGGTATCAGATACACTCTGGAAGGGCCCTGTGGAAGTAGACAAGGGGAAGAGAATTTCCAATGGCCATGTCAGCCTCCAATATCACTTCCAGTCATCCAGCAGTTTTCTTGTTGATGGGGATCCCAGGCCTAGACCACCTGCATGTCTGGATCTCCATTCCCTTCTGCTCAGCCTATATTCTAGCACTGCTTGGCAACTGCACCCTCCTCTTCATCATTCAGGCTGATGTAGCCCTCCATGAGCCCATGTATCTCTTCCTGGCCATGTTGGCAGCCATTGATCTGGTCCTCTCTTCTACAACACTGCCCAAAATGCTGGCTATTTTCTGGTTCAGAGATCAGGAGATCAATTTCCATGCCTGTCTGGTCCAGATGTTCTTTCTCCACTCCTTCTCTATCATGGAGTCAGCCGTGCTGCTGGCCATGGCCtttgaccgctatgtggccatctgcaagccactGCACTACACCACAGTCCTGACTGGGCCCCTTATCACCAAGATCGGCATGGCCGCTGTGGCTCGGGCTATGACACTAATGACTCCACTCCCCTTTCTGCTCAGGCGCTTCCACTACTGCCGAGGCCCCATGATTGCCCACTGCTACTGTGAGCACATGGCCGTAGTAAGGCTGGCCTGTGGGGACACTCGCTTCAACAATATCTACGGCATTGCTGTGGCCATGTTTATAGTGGTGTTGGACCTTCTCTGTGTTATCCTGTCTTACATCTTCATCCTTCGGGCAGTTCTCCAGCTTGCCTCTCAGGAGGCCCGCTACAAGGCCTTTGGGACATGTGTGTCTCATGTAGGTGCCATCTTAGCCTTCTACACACCTGTGGTCATCTCCTCAGTCATGCACCGTGTGGCTCACTGGGCTGCCCCTCATGTCCACATACTCCTTGCTATCTTCTATTTGCTCTTCCCACCCATGGTGAACCCAGTCATCTATGGGATTAAGACCAAGCAGATTCGTGAGCAAGTCATACGACTATTCTTGAGAAAGGTTGTATAAATAGAAAGAGGGACAGGTGAAGGGTGAAGGACAGGTAGAGAAGGAGTGGGACAAGTTGAATGCTGGAGTGAGGGAGGGGCATGATAGGAAGTGGAGGGCTGCCAGTTTCCATGTTTAGCTCTTTCCTaatataatgcaaaaataaagtgatgtccTGAAACTCAGAGTCACCAGCCCAACCAGGACTCACAGGTACATAAACTCTGTTGCCTCTGGGCTCAAACTGCTCACTGCCAATTTGCAGAGAGCCCACTCTATCAGGCTTGACAAGGCCTTGACCTACTTTCCTCTTGGCAATGTCATCAAAAGATGAAAAGATGTCTTTAAGTTTATTTACTAAAAAAATATTATGGGAATCTGAGTTTCTATCCCAAGTCACTGGGATTTGGTGCACTATTCACTCAGCATCTGGgtaagaatttgcatttcaacTCAGGCAGGAATGCCTATATAGTCTGACAGGTAGCATCCAATCTGTCTGAACATTCACCAGTTTAGGGGAGCTCAGGATACTCCAGGGCCACAGGTTCTGAATCAGACAGCTTTGCTTGATAAAATTTAGTTCTTCAGCTGAATCAGCTTATCTATCATTTGACTTCCTTGGACCTCTACATCCTCATTCCAATCCCTCTCATTAACCACTGAATAAGGCCTGTCCTCTAACATTTCTTCACATATCACATGACCACTTCTGTGCATAGTTTAGCTTATGCTTTCACTAAGAATGTGAATTTCCCATTTATTTACTAATCCATTCACAAAATATTATTGAGTACACCAAATCTGTGCCAAGTTTGTGTAAGGGGCTGGGAACACAGACTGTTCAGGCAGCAATGATGCATAAGTATCtacgagacaaagaaggaaaagctAAGTGCAATAGGTTGTGTTCTCTGAACTCCCCACCTCAAGGTCCCATATTGTGGAAGAACTAGGTATTCAAAACAGATGGGAAATGGAGATATATTGATCCATTCTTGATTGACTGATTCTCTTTGCCTCCATCCAATGCAAGTTATATACCAGAGAATTCCCTTAATATTAATGCTGACAACTAGGATTTGTATGGtcacacaaaccatcacacaccaTCTTCTACAAATGTATGCTTCTACTTTTATCCTGTGATTCCTATTTCTCTCAGAGACTATTGTTTAGGAATTACATATCTCTATctctatatatctgtatatacttATTATTTAGCTTTGAAATAGAATCCCCAAGCCCATACAGATGGGCTATGAAGGGTTGGAAGTTGTCAAGAAGGGAAGGGTGCTGCCAGAACACAGAAATCTGCTTAAGCTTGTTTCCGATAGCTGCTCTCATTCCTTCTGACAccaaaaaaatgcataaatacaCTCGTGGGAAATGATGTTTTACCTTTAAATCCTATATAGTCAAAACTTCTTGCTTCTTCTGAGCATAGTTGAAATAGGAgggaaacataaaaaaatagtaaatactaACAATACATAAACAGAGAGTAGCATGACTTAAAAGAATCTATTCCAAAACAGAGGTCTGCTTATTCTCCTGATGACTTACAGAAGGAATGTCACCAGCCTGTAGGTCATATCCATCTCCAATGAAGAAGGATTGGTTTTGTTTCTAGTACAAATCCATAATTAAGGATCCCATATCCACTTAATATATCTATCATTAGGATGACCAGGATTAGTTACAAACAGTAAAAGGAAAGTTTCCTTCTATATTTGCTTATTTGAGTTTGGCACCCAAAGCATGAATGAGAAATATGAGCAGCCTGTAGGCACATAAAATTTTACCCTTACACAGGGAATATGAGATAGAAAAAAGAACCTTGGCACAGTAGTCTTGGCctaattacagtatttccagtcACCTAACAGGTAGGACTTCTCAACATGCCAATTAAGGGTGCAGAGCTGCACACCATCCATGAAGCAGTAGGACTGTGCCTGAGCGTAGGACTTTGTTCTGCTCAGTGACCCCacaattccttccttcctgatgCTCAAGCCAGAAGTCTTATTGTTATCTTTGAATCTCTCTTCTCACACTTTGCTTAATCTTTTGAGAAATCTTACTGGcacttttcaaatatatacaaaatctgattttttttctcaccacATACATGGCTACCAGCTACAACCTTGGTTATGAGACACCatcttttctttgcattattgCAGCATCTCTTTGGTCATTTATTGCTCTCCTCACCCTTTGTGCTGTCTCAGAAAAGCCAGAGAAGACTTTAAAAACTATATGTCAAATTATGTTACTTTGCTCAAAAGTGTGGCTTTTATTCTAAGAGAAAGGCAGAACCTTTAAAAGTCCTTACAGTACAACGCCTTTTGTGATCAAGAAGCTCTGGTATCTCCAAGCAGGATAAAGAAAACCACACTTAGACACATTGCAAAGGTgcaaagaatagaagaaaaaaatcttaatatgaACCCAAGTTGGGGAGAACGGATACATTATAGTCAAGGGATCAATAATTCAACTTACATTTTACTTCCACATAAGTAATAGAAAACAGAATACAATAGAATTTTATCTTGAAATGGGTGAAAGAACTATCTCTCAGGATTTCTAGTACTAGTAAAAATATCCTTCAACAATGAAGACGATAAAGAGTCTTACTAacaaaaataggtggaggatgtCTCTATTAGGTCTGCACCAAAAGCAAATCTTAAAGTAGTTtctcaggcagaaggaaaatgatccaGATAAAAACAAGGAATTGTAGGAGGGAGTGAAGAACAACCAGAAAAGCTAAATAcgtgaataaatataaatgaatgttgaCTGTACAAAAGGCAGGAAGAAGCAAATGGAAATGAGCTCAAGTTGGAACACAGTTGGAGCTATGGTAACTCTACACTCTATGTGCTTTTCATCCCTGCCAGCGTGACATAGGCTTTATACCCCTCAGAATGGAATCAATGAGCAAAGCAAAGTATTTTGTTCCCTCAAACCTTAactatgtggtttttgtctgaaTGATCTGATTGTAAGCACAGCCACTCAGTTAAGTCTGTATCACTTTAGCCTGATCATGACGTTAGACCCCTGTATCCTACAAGAATGGTATGTTTAATTCAACAATGTGGCCTCTCTTCCATAATAAGCTTTCTTTCAATCCAAagctgattttttcctttcttgtttttgctCCCGACACCAACTTTTGCCACTTGTAGGGGTTAAGCCAGGTTCCGTTCATATAATCTGTATCTCCTCAGCCTTTCTGTGTTTGGCTAATGTAAACTACAAATTTAAAGGTGTTATGTAGGAATCTTGCTTTATCTAAACACCCAGAAGATCATTCATCATGGGAGAGTATTGAGTCCACTCCATCCAAGGGCCAACAGTTAGGAAAGTTAGAGTTAGATCTAGTATATTTCTGTCAGATTTATGTGTACCCAGGGCACAGAGATATGAGATTGCTTTTAAAACATAATCTACCAAAACTAAATCATGAGGAAATAGCCCCTACCAATCCAAAACTAATATGGAGATTGTTCCTGGGCTTTTCTTTAATGGAGGTTTTTAATTACTGATAATACAGAGGGCTTCATTGGTTGGTaaattctaacaaatatttaaagaagaattaacaatgGTCCTTCTAAAACACACCTTAAAATGGAAGAGTAGGGaatcttccaaactcattttattagGGCAGCATTTATTAGGGCAGTATAGGTCAATATTACTAATGAGTATGGATGTGAAAATTTTCGACAagatactagcaaaccaaatccaacagTACAtttaaaggatcatacaccatgacgaagtgggattttcctatatatgaaaatttattttttatagttatttatatatattttatatatttatttataagtgttatttatatattatttataaatattagtaaatacataaaatttattgcatatatatgaaaatatatgaaaaccaaTATGACATGCCATATCAACAGattaaaggataaaaattacatattatctcagtagatgcagaagaagtatttaaaaaaattcaacacccttccATGATAAAAATCTCCCATAAAATAAGGAATAGAAGGACAATTCATCAACTCAGTAAAGACTATATACAAaaagcccacaactaacatcacactcaatgtGAAAAACTAAAGctcttcctttaaaatcaggaacaaagatgcccactcttgcTACTACTATTTAAtgtagtactagaagtcctagctagagcaattagacaagacatagaaataaaaggcatccaaactgagCAGTAAGAGGTAAAATTATTCCTTtttggggttttctatatataagatttttttttattgaagggtagttaacacacaatattacattagtttcaggtgtacaacacagtgatttaacatttatatacatgataattctaggtaccagctatcaccataccaagttgttacaatattttgactatattccttatgctatacattacatcccggttacttatttatttatttatttattttgtgagggcatctctcatatttattcatcaaatggttgttaaccacaataaaattctgtatagggggggtcaatgctcaatgcacaatcattaatccaccccaagcctaattttagtcagtctccaatcttctgaagcataacgaacaaattcttacatggagaacaaattcttacatagtgaataagttacatggtgaacattacaagggcagtcatcacaaaggCTTTTGGTtatgatcatgcattatgaattataaagagtcagttcaaatatgaatattcatttgatttttatacttgatttatatgtgaataccacatttctctctttattattattatttttaataaaatgctgaagtggtaggtagataaagataaaggtagaaaacatagtttagtgttgtaagagagcaactgtagatgatcaggtgtgtgcctgtagactatgtgttaatccaagctagacaagggcaataaaacatccacggatgcagaagatttctctcagaacagggcgGGGGGAGGttctcagcctcacctctgttgatccccattttctcacctgatggccctcctgcgactgtgcctgtcttaggttgttcctcccttgaggaatcttacccgtctctggctaaccagtcatcttccggggccatacagggaaatgttaagttggtaagtgagagagaagccttactgtttgaaaaggttagctttttacttctttgcatattttatgccctgtggcttctatgcccagcatttgtcttgaggtgtctttacca from the Manis javanica isolate MJ-LG chromosome 11, MJ_LKY, whole genome shotgun sequence genome contains:
- the LOC140844198 gene encoding olfactory receptor 52K1-like, which gives rise to MAMSASNITSSHPAVFLLMGIPGLDHLHVWISIPFCSAYILALLGNCTLLFIIQADVALHEPMYLFLAMLAAIDLVLSSTTLPKMLAIFWFRDQEINFHACLVQMFFLHSFSIMESAVLLAMAFDRYVAICKPLHYTTVLTGPLITKIGMAAVARAMTLMTPLPFLLRRFHYCRGPMIAHCYCEHMAVVRLACGDTRFNNIYGIAVAMFIVVLDLLCVILSYIFILRAVLQLASQEARYKAFGTCVSHVGAILAFYTPVVISSVMHRVAHWAAPHVHILLAIFYLLFPPMVNPVIYGIKTKQIREQVIRLFLRKVV